One region of Oxalobacteraceae bacterium OTU3CAMAD1 genomic DNA includes:
- the pqqD gene encoding pyrroloquinoline quinone biosynthesis peptide chaperone PqqD, with translation MNDPLFPAAPALNRRFRLQWEEVQQSYVLLYPEGMVKLNGSAGEIIKCCDGKTPVDQIVSDLENKFQTTGLRADIEGLLAHAHRQKWIE, from the coding sequence ATGAACGATCCATTATTTCCCGCCGCGCCGGCGCTGAACCGGCGCTTTCGCCTGCAATGGGAGGAGGTCCAGCAATCCTACGTGCTGCTGTACCCCGAAGGCATGGTCAAGCTGAATGGCAGCGCCGGCGAAATCATAAAGTGCTGCGACGGCAAGACGCCGGTTGATCAAATTGTGAGCGACCTGGAAAACAAATTCCAGACCACCGGCTTGCGCGCCGATATCGAGGGGTTGCTGGCCCACGCCCATCGACAAAAGTGGATCGAGTGA
- the pqqE gene encoding pyrroloquinoline quinone biosynthesis protein PqqE, with product MLRTDIARSGAAAVSPPFWLLAELTYQCPLHCAFCYNPLNYDAVRNELTTGEWVRVMREARALGAVQLGFSGGEPLLRDDLEELVAEARRLGFYSNLITSGVGLNDTRIAALKNAGLDHIQLSFQDSTRELNDFLSSTKTFDLKLKVAKLIKQYDYPMVMNCVLHRYNLPHVGKIIEMALALGAEYLELANTQYYGWAMKNRNQLMPTLEQVREAERVVAQYRERIGEACKLLFVVPDYFEDRPKACMNGWGSVFLGVAPDGVALPCHNARDLPGLNLPNVRDMGLDDIWRISTAFNAYRGNDWMQEPCRSCDEKGRDLGGCRCQAFMLAGDAAATDPVCGKSPQRGEVDKVIRFVSQGASGLDSATLIEQPIVFRTNANSRALKPDIRS from the coding sequence ATGCTGCGAACCGATATTGCTCGCAGTGGCGCTGCGGCGGTGTCGCCGCCGTTCTGGCTCTTGGCGGAATTGACGTACCAATGCCCGCTGCATTGCGCGTTCTGTTATAACCCGCTCAACTACGATGCGGTGCGCAATGAATTGACCACTGGCGAATGGGTGCGGGTCATGCGCGAAGCACGCGCGCTGGGGGCGGTGCAGCTGGGATTTTCCGGTGGCGAGCCGCTGTTGCGCGACGACCTGGAAGAACTGGTCGCTGAAGCGCGCCGGCTGGGCTTTTACAGCAACCTGATCACCTCGGGTGTCGGCTTGAATGACACCCGCATCGCCGCGCTCAAGAACGCCGGGCTCGATCATATCCAGTTGTCGTTCCAGGATTCCACCCGTGAACTCAACGATTTCCTGAGCAGCACCAAGACGTTCGACCTCAAGCTGAAAGTGGCCAAGCTGATCAAGCAATACGATTACCCGATGGTGATGAATTGCGTGCTGCATCGCTATAACCTGCCGCATGTCGGCAAGATCATCGAGATGGCGCTGGCGCTCGGCGCCGAGTACCTGGAGCTGGCCAATACCCAATACTACGGCTGGGCCATGAAAAATCGCAACCAGCTGATGCCGACGCTCGAGCAGGTGCGCGAAGCCGAACGCGTGGTGGCGCAGTACCGCGAGCGCATAGGCGAGGCTTGCAAGCTGCTGTTCGTGGTGCCGGATTATTTCGAGGACCGGCCCAAGGCGTGCATGAATGGCTGGGGTTCGGTGTTTCTGGGCGTGGCGCCGGACGGCGTGGCGCTGCCTTGCCACAATGCGCGCGATCTGCCTGGGCTCAACTTGCCGAATGTACGCGACATGGGATTAGATGATATCTGGCGCATCAGCACCGCTTTCAACGCTTATCGCGGCAATGACTGGATGCAGGAGCCATGCCGTAGTTGCGACGAAAAGGGGCGCGACCTGGGCGGTTGCCGCTGCCAGGCATTCATGCTGGCCGGTGACGCGGCAGCTACCGATCCGGTATGCGGCAAGTCGCCCCAGCGCGGCGAGGTCGACAAAGTGATCCGGTTCGTCAGCCAGGGCGCGTCAGGGCTGGATAGCGCCACTCTGATCGAGCAGCCGATCGTGTTTCGCACGAACGCTAATTCACGCGCACTCAAGCCCGACATCCGATCGTGA
- the pqqC gene encoding pyrroloquinoline-quinone synthase PqqC encodes MTHRLDSGTRLEPWSRAEFEQQLRAMGKSYHIHHPFNLRMNAGQCSPEQIRGWIANRFYYQFIIPKKDAAILSNCDDRATRRLWIARILDHDGYDDYQGDAQGGMEAWTQLGEAAGIPRAELWSLQHVVPAVRFACDAYVDFARRSPWQEAVCSSLTEMFAPQIHKDRLAGWPTHYPWVESAGLHYFRSRIPLAQRDVEHGLAVTLDYFTTRPQQLRALDILKFKLDILWAMLDAIEKAYPT; translated from the coding sequence ATGACGCACCGTCTCGATAGCGGCACCCGGTTGGAGCCTTGGTCGCGCGCCGAATTCGAACAGCAGTTGCGGGCGATGGGCAAGAGCTACCATATCCATCATCCTTTCAACCTGCGCATGAATGCCGGGCAATGCTCGCCTGAACAGATTCGCGGCTGGATCGCCAACCGCTTCTATTACCAGTTCATCATCCCGAAAAAGGATGCGGCGATTCTGTCCAATTGCGACGATCGCGCTACGCGCCGCTTGTGGATCGCACGCATTCTCGATCATGACGGCTATGACGATTACCAGGGCGATGCCCAGGGCGGCATGGAAGCCTGGACCCAACTGGGCGAAGCGGCCGGCATTCCACGCGCCGAATTGTGGTCGCTGCAGCATGTGGTGCCGGCGGTGCGTTTCGCCTGCGACGCGTATGTCGACTTTGCGCGCCGCTCGCCGTGGCAAGAGGCAGTGTGCTCGTCGCTGACGGAGATGTTCGCGCCGCAGATTCATAAAGACCGGCTGGCCGGCTGGCCAACCCACTATCCGTGGGTGGAATCGGCCGGCCTGCATTACTTCCGCAGCCGCATCCCGTTGGCCCAGCGCGATGTTGAACATGGCCTGGCCGTGACGCTCGACTATTTCACGACCCGGCCGCAGCAGCTGCGCGCACTCGACATCCTGAAGTTCAAGCTGGACATCCTGTGGGCCATGCTGGACGCCATCGAAAAGGCTTATCCGACATGA